The Pan troglodytes isolate AG18354 chromosome 8, NHGRI_mPanTro3-v2.0_pri, whole genome shotgun sequence genome window below encodes:
- the ERLIN1 gene encoding erlin-1 isoform X1, translating to MNMTQARVLVAAVVGLVAVLLYASIHKIEEGHLAVYYRGGALLTSPSGPGYHIMLPFITTFRSVQTTLQTDEVKNVPCGTSGGVMIYIDRIEVVNMLAPYAVFDIVRNYTADYDKTLIFNKIHHELNQFCSAHTLQEVYIELFDQIDENLKQALQKDLNLMAPGLTIQAVRVTKPKIPEAIRRNFELMEAEKTKLLIAAQKQKVVEKEAETERKKAVIEAEKIAQVAKIRFQQKVMEKETEKRISEIEDAAFLAREKAKADAEYYAAHKYATSNKHKLTPEYLELKKYQAIASNSKIYFGSNIPNMFVDSSCALKYSDIRTGRESSLPSKEALEPSGENVIQNKESTG from the exons ATGAATATGACTCAAGCCCGGGTTCTGGTGGCTGCAGTGGTGGGGTTGGTGGCTGTCCTGCTCTACGCCTCCATCCACAAGATTGAGGAGGGCCACCTGGCTGTGTACTACAG GGGAGGAGCTTTACTAACTAGCCCCAGTGGACCAGGCTATCATATCATGTTGCCTTTCATTACTACGTTCAGATCTGTGCAG ACAACACTACAAACTGATGAAGTTAAAAATGTGCCTTGTGGAACAAG tggTGGGGTCATGATCTATATTGACCGAATAGAAGTGGTTAATATGTTGGCTCCTTATGCAG TGTTTGATATCGTGAGGAACTATACTGCAGATTATGACAAGACCTTAATCTTCAATAAAATCCACCATGAGCTGAACCAGTTCTGCAGTGCCCACACACTTCAGGAAGTTTACATTGAATTGTTTG ATCAAATAGATGAAAACCTGAAGCAAGCTCTGCAGAAAGACTTAAACCTCATGGCCCCAGGTCTCACTATACAG gctGTGCGTGTTACAAAACCCAAAATCCCAGAAGCCATAAGAAGAAATTTTGAGTTAAT GGAGGCTGAGAAGACAAAACTCCTTATAGCTGCACAGAAACAAAAGGTTGTGGAAAAAGAAGCTGAGACAGAGAGGAAAAAGGCAGTTATAG AAGCAGAGAAGATTGCACAAGTGGCAAAAATTCGGTTTCAGCAGAAAGTGatggaaaaagaaactgaaaagcgCATTTCTGAAATCGAAG ATGCTGCATTCCTGGCCCGAGAGAAAGCGAAAGCAGATGCTGAATATTATGCTGCACACAAATATGCCACCTCAAACAAG CACAAGTTGACCCCGGAATATCTGGAGCTCAAAAAGTACCAGGCCATTGCTTCTAACAGTAAGATCTATTTTGGCAGCAACATCCCTAACATGTTCGTGGACTCCTCATGTGCTTTGAAATATTCAGATATTAGGACTGGAAGAGAAAGCTCACTCCCCTCTAAGGAGGCTCTTGAACCCTCTGGAGAGAACGTCATCCAAAACAAAGAGAGCACAggttga
- the ERLIN1 gene encoding erlin-1 isoform X3 — protein sequence MQVPVSLLGKTNMGCTSPSVFDIVRNYTADYDKTLIFNKIHHELNQFCSAHTLQEVYIELFDQIDENLKQALQKDLNLMAPGLTIQAVRVTKPKIPEAIRRNFELMEAEKTKLLIAAQKQKVVEKEAETERKKAVIEAEKIAQVAKIRFQQKVMEKETEKRISEIEDAAFLAREKAKADAEYYAAHKYATSNKHKLTPEYLELKKYQAIASNSKIYFGSNIPNMFVDSSCALKYSDIRTGRESSLPSKEALEPSGENVIQNKESTG from the exons ATGCAG GTACCTGTGTCATTGTTGGGTAAAACAAACATGGGTTGTACCTCTCCTTCAGTGTTTGATATCGTGAGGAACTATACTGCAGATTATGACAAGACCTTAATCTTCAATAAAATCCACCATGAGCTGAACCAGTTCTGCAGTGCCCACACACTTCAGGAAGTTTACATTGAATTGTTTG ATCAAATAGATGAAAACCTGAAGCAAGCTCTGCAGAAAGACTTAAACCTCATGGCCCCAGGTCTCACTATACAG gctGTGCGTGTTACAAAACCCAAAATCCCAGAAGCCATAAGAAGAAATTTTGAGTTAAT GGAGGCTGAGAAGACAAAACTCCTTATAGCTGCACAGAAACAAAAGGTTGTGGAAAAAGAAGCTGAGACAGAGAGGAAAAAGGCAGTTATAG AAGCAGAGAAGATTGCACAAGTGGCAAAAATTCGGTTTCAGCAGAAAGTGatggaaaaagaaactgaaaagcgCATTTCTGAAATCGAAG ATGCTGCATTCCTGGCCCGAGAGAAAGCGAAAGCAGATGCTGAATATTATGCTGCACACAAATATGCCACCTCAAACAAG CACAAGTTGACCCCGGAATATCTGGAGCTCAAAAAGTACCAGGCCATTGCTTCTAACAGTAAGATCTATTTTGGCAGCAACATCCCTAACATGTTCGTGGACTCCTCATGTGCTTTGAAATATTCAGATATTAGGACTGGAAGAGAAAGCTCACTCCCCTCTAAGGAGGCTCTTGAACCCTCTGGAGAGAACGTCATCCAAAACAAAGAGAGCACAggttga
- the ERLIN1 gene encoding erlin-1 isoform X2, protein MNMTQARVLVAAVVGLVAVLLYASIHKIEEGHLAVYYRGGALLTSPSGPGYHIMLPFITTFRSVQTTLQTDEVKNVPCGTSGGVMIYIDRIEVVNMLAPYAVFDIVRNYTADYDKTLIFNKIHHELNQFCSAHTLQEVYIELFDQIDENLKQALQKDLNLMAPGLTIQAVRVTKPKIPEAIRRNFELMEAEKTKLLIAAQKQKVVEKEAETERKKAVIDAAFLAREKAKADAEYYAAHKYATSNKHKLTPEYLELKKYQAIASNSKIYFGSNIPNMFVDSSCALKYSDIRTGRESSLPSKEALEPSGENVIQNKESTG, encoded by the exons ATGAATATGACTCAAGCCCGGGTTCTGGTGGCTGCAGTGGTGGGGTTGGTGGCTGTCCTGCTCTACGCCTCCATCCACAAGATTGAGGAGGGCCACCTGGCTGTGTACTACAG GGGAGGAGCTTTACTAACTAGCCCCAGTGGACCAGGCTATCATATCATGTTGCCTTTCATTACTACGTTCAGATCTGTGCAG ACAACACTACAAACTGATGAAGTTAAAAATGTGCCTTGTGGAACAAG tggTGGGGTCATGATCTATATTGACCGAATAGAAGTGGTTAATATGTTGGCTCCTTATGCAG TGTTTGATATCGTGAGGAACTATACTGCAGATTATGACAAGACCTTAATCTTCAATAAAATCCACCATGAGCTGAACCAGTTCTGCAGTGCCCACACACTTCAGGAAGTTTACATTGAATTGTTTG ATCAAATAGATGAAAACCTGAAGCAAGCTCTGCAGAAAGACTTAAACCTCATGGCCCCAGGTCTCACTATACAG gctGTGCGTGTTACAAAACCCAAAATCCCAGAAGCCATAAGAAGAAATTTTGAGTTAAT GGAGGCTGAGAAGACAAAACTCCTTATAGCTGCACAGAAACAAAAGGTTGTGGAAAAAGAAGCTGAGACAGAGAGGAAAAAGGCAGTTATAG ATGCTGCATTCCTGGCCCGAGAGAAAGCGAAAGCAGATGCTGAATATTATGCTGCACACAAATATGCCACCTCAAACAAG CACAAGTTGACCCCGGAATATCTGGAGCTCAAAAAGTACCAGGCCATTGCTTCTAACAGTAAGATCTATTTTGGCAGCAACATCCCTAACATGTTCGTGGACTCCTCATGTGCTTTGAAATATTCAGATATTAGGACTGGAAGAGAAAGCTCACTCCCCTCTAAGGAGGCTCTTGAACCCTCTGGAGAGAACGTCATCCAAAACAAAGAGAGCACAggttga